A window from Macaca thibetana thibetana isolate TM-01 chromosome 7, ASM2454274v1, whole genome shotgun sequence encodes these proteins:
- the LOC126959584 gene encoding alpha-ketoglutarate dehydrogenase component 4-like, producing MMGSKMVSATRVVQVVKPHTPLIRFPDRRDNPKPNVSEALRSAGLPPHSSVISQHSEGSKSPNMLMYQGPPDTAEIIKTLPQKYRRKLVSQEEIKFIHRGGAE from the coding sequence ATGATGGGCAGCAAGATGGTGTCTGCCACTAGGGTCGTTCAGGTAGTCAAACCACACACTCCATTAATAAGGTTTCCTGACAGAAGAGACAATCCTAAACCCAATGTATCAGAAGCTTTGAGATCAGCAGGGCTACCACCTCACTCTTCCGTAATTTCACAACATTCTGAGGGAAGTAAATCACCAAATATGCTGATGTATCAGGGTCCACCAGATActgcagaaataataaaaacattacctCAGAAATACAGAAGGAAACTTGTATctcaagaagaaattaaatttatccACCGTGGAGGTGCCGAATAA